TCGACGGCCCTGCCCGGCAAACTCGCCGACTGTCAGACCAAAGATCCGACCGAATCGGAGCTGTTCGTCGTGGAGGGCGACTCCGCGGGCGGATCGGCCAAACAGGGGCGCAACCCCGAGTTCCAGGCGATCCTCCCGCTGGGTGGCAAAATTCTGAACGTCGAGAAACACCGGCTCGACCGGATCCTCGAGAACGACGAGATCCGGAGCATGATCACGGCCATCGGGACGGGCATCGGCGACGAGTTCGACATTGACGAGGCCCGCTACCAGCGGATCATCTTCATGTGTGACGCGGACGTCGACGGCGCACACATCCGGACACTTCTCCTGACGCTGTTCTATCGGCACATGCGACCCCTGGTCGAAGCGGGCTACATCTACGCCGCTCAGCCCCCGCTCTACCGGATCCGGTACCGCGGGGAGACCTACGACGCGATGACCGAGCAGGAGCGCGACCGGATCGTCCAGGAGAAGTGTGACGGCAACCCGACGCAGGTCCAGCGGTTCAAGGGCCTCGGGGAGATGAACCCCGAACAGCTGTGGGACACGACGATGGATCCCGAAAATCGGCATCTCAAGCAGATCACCATCGAGGACGCCGCGAAAGCCGACAAGATGTTCAACGTGCTGATGGGGGACGCCGTCGAGCCGCGCAAACAGTTCATCAAGGAACACGCACCGGAAGCGGAATGGGTCGACATCTGACATGAGTTCGGAACTGCCAGACGGTCCCGACGACGCGACGGCGGCCCCCGCGGCCAACGTCGAGCGCGTCCGGGTCGAAGACGAGATGGAGCAAAGCTACATCGACTACGCGATGAGCGTCATCGCCGGGCGCGCCCTGCCGGACGTCCGCGACGGGCTCAAGCCCGTTCACCGGCGCATCCTCTACGCGATGCACTCCATGGGTGTCACCAGCGGCTCCAGTCACCGCAAGTCCTCGTCGGTGGTCGGGGAGACGATGGGTGACTACCACCCACATGGCGACCAGGCCATCTACGATACACTCGTCAACATGGCCCAGACGTTCACGATGCGGGAACCCCTGATCGACGGGCAGGGGAACTTCGGCTCGATGGACGGCGACCCCGCCGCGGCCATGCGGTACACCGAGGCGCGGATGAGCCCCATCTCCGAGGAGTTGCTGGAAGACATCGAGAAGGACACCGTCGACTTCCAGTCCAACTACGACGACCGCCTCGAAGAGCCGGAGGTCCTCCCGTCGGCGTTCCCGAACCTGCTGGTCAACGGCTCGACCGGCATCGCGGTCGGGATGAGCACGAAGATCCCGCCGCACAACCTCGAAGAGGTGATCGACGCGACGATCCACCTGATCGACAACCCCGACTGCGACGTGGAGGACCTGATCCACCTCGAAGAGAGTCCGGGGCCGATCAAGGGGCCGGACTTCCCGACCGGCGCGAACATCGTCGGCCGCAACGACATCCACAAGGCGTACAAGACCGGTCGGGGCCGACTCACCGTCCGCGCCGAGTACGAGGTCGACCACGAGGAGGGTCGCATCGTCATCACCGAACTCCCCTACCAGGAGAACAAGGCCCGCATCGTCGAGCGGATCGCGGAGAACGTAAACGAGGGGAAAATCGAGGGGATCAGCGACCTGCGCGACGAGTCCGACCGGGACGGCGTCCGGGTCGTGGTCGAACTCAAGCGCGGGGCCAACGCCGACGTGGTGGAAAACCAGTTGCTGGAACACCACCTCGAATCCACCTTCGGCGTCATCAACCTCGCACTGGTCGACGGCCAGCCCCGCGTGCTGACGCTCAAGGAGACGCTCGCGGAGTACGTCGACCACCGGAAGGAGGTCGTCCGCCGCCGGAGCCAGTTCGAACTCGACGAAGCCGAGGACCGCGCACACATCCTCGAAGGGCGGCTCACGGCGGTCCAGAACGCCGACGACGTGATCGACCTCGTCCGGGACGCCGACACCCGCGACGACGCCAAGGAGGCGCTTCGCGAGGAGTACGACTTCTCCGAGGAGCAGGCCGACCACATCGTTCGGATCCAGATCGGGAGCCTGACATCCGAGGAGGTCGGCGAGATCGAGACGGAGTACGAGGAAGTCCAGAATCGAATCGAGCGCCTCGAAGAGATCCTCGGCGACCAGCAGGAACTGCTGGACGTGATCAAGGACGAACTCGCGGAGATCCGCGACGAGTACAGTGACGAGCGGCGAACGCGGATCGTCGAGGACGACGGCGAGGTCACCCACGAGGACCTCATCCCCGAGCAGGACTGCGTCGTCGTCATCACCGAGGACGACTACATCAAGCGGATGCCAGTCGAGAAATTCGAGACGCAGGGCCGTGGCGGCAAGGGCATCATCGGCGCGGACCCCAAGGAGGGCGACCGCGTCAACGAGGTGTTCCGCGCCAACAGCCACGACTACCTGCTCTGTTTCACCAATCAGGGCAAGGTCTACCGCCTCAAGACCTACCAGGTCCCGGAGATGAGCCGGACGGCCCGCGGGAACCACATCCGGAACGTCATCCAGGGGATCGACGAGGGCGAGAAGATCACGGCGGTCGTCGACACGGACGAGTTCTCAGACGACAGGTGTCTCA
This Halorientalis sp. IM1011 DNA region includes the following protein-coding sequences:
- the gyrA gene encoding DNA gyrase subunit A — protein: MSSELPDGPDDATAAPAANVERVRVEDEMEQSYIDYAMSVIAGRALPDVRDGLKPVHRRILYAMHSMGVTSGSSHRKSSSVVGETMGDYHPHGDQAIYDTLVNMAQTFTMREPLIDGQGNFGSMDGDPAAAMRYTEARMSPISEELLEDIEKDTVDFQSNYDDRLEEPEVLPSAFPNLLVNGSTGIAVGMSTKIPPHNLEEVIDATIHLIDNPDCDVEDLIHLEESPGPIKGPDFPTGANIVGRNDIHKAYKTGRGRLTVRAEYEVDHEEGRIVITELPYQENKARIVERIAENVNEGKIEGISDLRDESDRDGVRVVVELKRGANADVVENQLLEHHLESTFGVINLALVDGQPRVLTLKETLAEYVDHRKEVVRRRSQFELDEAEDRAHILEGRLTAVQNADDVIDLVRDADTRDDAKEALREEYDFSEEQADHIVRIQIGSLTSEEVGEIETEYEEVQNRIERLEEILGDQQELLDVIKDELAEIRDEYSDERRTRIVEDDGEVTHEDLIPEQDCVVVITEDDYIKRMPVEKFETQGRGGKGIIGADPKEGDRVNEVFRANSHDYLLCFTNQGKVYRLKTYQVPEMSRTARGNHIRNVIQGIDEGEKITAVVDTDEFSDDRCLTMVTRNGYVKRTCTTDFENIRSTGIIAASLEEGDELVDVAVTDGEQDIVLATEQGMTIRFAETEAREMGRNARGVGAIKLQDGDSVAGLVATGGDDQRALLTVTENGYGKRTPLEEYRQQSRYGKGLIDIKTEGRNGPVTGVKAVEDDDHLIIMSESGQIMRIRAADISTVGRNTKGVTIMELDGNDRVASVTVVPDLDDE